Proteins co-encoded in one Marinomonas sp. IMCC 4694 genomic window:
- the tnpB gene encoding IS66 family insertion sequence element accessory protein TnpB (TnpB, as the term is used for proteins encoded by IS66 family insertion elements, is considered an accessory protein, since TnpC, encoded by a neighboring gene, is a DDE family transposase.), with amino-acid sequence MKPRYLRPALNLPQIFLYRDPVDFRKQAHGLAVIIEQELGHNPFSGALYAFTNRHRNKIKCVMWEDNGFVLYYKGLAEEKFKWPKASDELVSLTGEQINWLLDGYDLGVMKGHKTLHYEALS; translated from the coding sequence ATGAAGCCGCGTTATTTACGTCCCGCTTTAAATTTGCCACAGATCTTTTTGTATCGAGACCCCGTGGATTTTCGAAAACAGGCCCATGGGTTGGCGGTGATCATTGAACAAGAGCTGGGGCACAACCCATTTTCGGGCGCGTTGTATGCTTTTACCAATCGGCATCGTAATAAAATCAAGTGCGTGATGTGGGAAGACAATGGCTTCGTGCTCTACTACAAAGGCCTTGCTGAGGAAAAGTTTAAATGGCCCAAAGCCTCAGACGAGTTGGTGTCACTCACCGGCGAACAGATTAATTGGCTGTTGGATGGCTACGATCTTGGCGTAATGAAAGGTCATAAAACCTTGCATTATGAGGCACTTAGCTGA
- the tnpA gene encoding IS66 family insertion sequence element accessory protein TnpA: MNTNTTLNQAWAARIEKWRLSGLPAKVFCEQEGLVYHQFGYWRQKFASANDAPHESKLVSVALVTPSHQTNELEILLPNGVVIRGIDGSNLALVTSLVAAL; this comes from the coding sequence ATGAATACAAACACAACATTAAACCAAGCTTGGGCCGCGCGTATCGAAAAATGGCGGTTGTCAGGTCTTCCCGCTAAAGTCTTCTGTGAACAAGAAGGGCTGGTGTATCACCAGTTTGGCTATTGGCGGCAGAAATTTGCTTCTGCAAATGATGCACCACACGAATCAAAATTGGTGTCGGTAGCCCTGGTGACGCCTTCTCACCAGACTAATGAGCTGGAAATTCTACTCCCCAATGGGGTGGTGATCCGTGGTATTGATGGGAGTAATCTCGCCTTGGTGACCAGCCTAGTGGCCGCTTTATGA